The Lycium ferocissimum isolate CSIRO_LF1 unplaced genomic scaffold, AGI_CSIRO_Lferr_CH_V1 ctg285, whole genome shotgun sequence sequence GCTCCATTGCCGAGTAAACTTGGTGATCGACCATATACTACCTCCTGCCTCCCCCACCGTGCCACCACCGGCAACGGCAGCCGAGAAACTTGCTAGGAAAGCTCTATGGGAACGGCTAGATGACATTGTTCGTCAATGGATATATGGTACCATATCGAATGATCTTCTCAACACGATCATTCATCGAAGAGGGTTCTTCACTCGAGGCATGGAATCGTCTTGTTCATCTCTTTCAGACAACAAATCGGCTGGAGCTTTGCTGATGCAAAATTCACCAACACCAAATTGGTGGACTTTCCGAATGTGAAAGCATCGCACGGGGTTAAAGGTCATGCACACGGATAATCTCGCAAACGTCGGCCACGAGTTTCCGACGAACGACTTGTGCTTCATCTTCTGCGTGGATTATCGGAGGAATATAAAACCTTTCGAACGAAGGTACAGCACCGTTCTCCTCTCCCATCTTTTGACGTTGTTCGGTCGAGGCGAGGACACCATCCACGACTCCGGGTCGAATCTTTGCTCTCGTTTCCCACAATGTTAATCCTCATAATTTTTCTAGTAATGGGCAGTCCAACAATTCTGAGAATGGTTCTAATAATCGAGGAAATTCTCACAATCGCGGAAAGAAGAACAACCGCGGTCGTGGCGGCGGAAACCGCAACAGCCACCGCGGTGGCGCAGGAAACGGGCAGAGCAGCGGCCCAGGGAAATCTGCCCGCAGCATCGCCGAACCAAGGGGCTGCCGCGGTCATCCGCGGTTCCCCCTTGGGCCGGCTGGAGGCCTCGGCCGTGGGCCACCCCACCGTGCCCTACCCACCACCGGGCCGGCGGCCTCGCGGCGGCCGGCAAAGAGTCACGGCCGGCTCGGTCCCAAACAAGGTATTCTCGATGCTCGTCTCCTCGGTCTATTCTATTCGGCGGCCCGTCTTCACACGGTGGCTATGCGCCCACGGATATTGATCAAGCTATGCATACAATGTCGTTAAATCCGTCCGAAGACAAcaattggtacatggacaccggaGCCACATCTCACATGACCAACTCCCAAGGTACTCTCTCATCTTACTATCAATTGAGCAAAAATAAtagcattgttgttggtaaCGGTAACATGATTCCTATTCGTGGTTATGGTCATACTTCCCTTCGAGTAAATCCCTCCCTAACCctgaaaaatgttttacatGCACCtaaactcatcaaaaaccttATTTCCGTTCGTAAATTTACTATCGATAATATGGTTTCTGTTGAATTTGATCCTTTTGGCTTTTCTGTGAAGGATTTCCGGACGGGGACCAAACTCATGAGATGTGAGAGTTCGAATGATCTTTATCCATTCTTCCAACAATTTCAAGCCATCTCGTCTTCCGCACCATCTGCTTTTAGTGTCATCTCTCCTCATATTTGGCACTCCGTTTAGGTCATCCAGGGATGTTATTCTAAGTTCTTTACGTAgtagtaatttgattgaatGTAATAAGGCTCGAAACAATGTTTGTCATTCTTGCCCctgggaaattaattaaattgcctTTTTATGACTCTCCTTCAACTACTACTATGCCCTTTGACATTGTTCACAGTGATTTATGGACTTCACCTATTCTTAGCTCTTCTGGTCACAGatattatgttttatttcttGACAATTACACtaattttctttggacttttccCATCAAAACAAAGTCCCAAGTTTATAATTGTTTCTTGGCTTTCGGATTTTCATTCGCACTCgccttgaaaaagaaatcaaaacttTTCAATGTGACAACGGGCGTGAATTTAATAATGGtc is a genomic window containing:
- the LOC132043811 gene encoding uncharacterized protein LOC132043811 — its product is MADTSKLHPATTVTNIKSCIPIVLDYEGSQYNNWATLFKLHCRVNLVIDHILPPASPTVPPPATAAEKLARKALWERLDDIVRQWIYGTISNDLLNTIIHRRGFFTRGMESSCSSLSDNKSAGALLMQNSPTPNWWTFRM